A single window of Rhodococcus jostii RHA1 DNA harbors:
- a CDS encoding Hsp20/alpha crystallin family protein codes for MLRFDPFNDLESMTKSLLGTETGTARVPRFMPMDLYKVDDHYVLHADLPGVDPGSVDVSVDNGTLTLTAHRSAPSEENVQWIASERFSGTFRRQLSLGDGVDPDRISASYENGVLSVTIPLAERAKPRRIEVSSLGSGEHRTIEAGPASETD; via the coding sequence GTGCTTCGCTTCGATCCTTTCAACGACCTCGAATCCATGACCAAGAGTCTGCTCGGCACGGAAACCGGAACCGCACGGGTACCGCGATTCATGCCGATGGATCTGTACAAGGTCGACGACCACTACGTCCTGCACGCCGACCTGCCGGGCGTCGATCCGGGTTCCGTCGACGTCAGTGTCGACAACGGCACGCTCACCCTGACGGCTCATCGCAGCGCGCCGTCCGAGGAGAACGTGCAATGGATCGCGTCCGAGCGGTTCAGTGGAACGTTCCGTCGGCAGCTGTCGCTCGGCGACGGCGTCGACCCGGACCGCATTTCGGCGTCCTACGAGAACGGTGTCCTGAGCGTGACCATCCCGCTCGCCGAACGGGCGAAGCCGCGGCGGATCGAGGTCTCCAGCCTCGGAAGCGGTGAGCATCGCACGATCGAGGCGGGTCCCGCGAGCGAGACGGACTGA
- a CDS encoding alpha/beta fold hydrolase — translation MTNTPVAHEHEGRRLTVRTDDGIALAVREFGSPDAATTVVFVHGHCLRTESWWALRKQLVRFWRNDVRMVFYDHRGHGESGEAPAATYTIDQLGRDLGCVLDAVAPHGPVVLVGHSMGGMTALSYTRQNPHTIGSRIVGMALISTAACDLAEAGLGRHLRSPAVSLFRTAVRRAPRVVHGSKRVGRTVCTAIARAAGARNRVVDPRLAALVSAMANTTSVVTMSSFLESLLGFDERHSLAALAHIPSLILCGSVDMLTPLQHSVAMASKLPASELVSVDGAGHSVILERAADVALAIIGLVERIAHGETAAFDRELMAVG, via the coding sequence ATGACGAACACCCCGGTTGCACACGAGCACGAAGGCCGTCGCCTCACGGTCAGGACCGACGACGGGATCGCACTCGCGGTTCGCGAGTTCGGTTCGCCCGACGCAGCCACCACCGTGGTGTTCGTTCACGGTCACTGCCTGCGCACCGAGTCCTGGTGGGCACTGCGCAAGCAGCTGGTCCGCTTCTGGCGCAACGACGTTCGCATGGTCTTCTACGATCACCGCGGACACGGAGAGTCCGGGGAGGCGCCGGCAGCCACCTACACGATCGATCAGCTCGGCCGCGACCTCGGCTGCGTGCTCGACGCCGTCGCACCGCACGGTCCGGTCGTCCTCGTCGGCCACTCGATGGGCGGGATGACCGCGCTGTCCTACACAAGGCAGAACCCGCACACGATCGGTTCGCGGATCGTCGGCATGGCCCTGATCTCCACCGCGGCGTGCGATCTCGCCGAGGCCGGTCTCGGACGACACCTGCGCAGCCCCGCGGTGTCGCTGTTCCGCACCGCGGTGCGCCGGGCACCCCGGGTCGTGCACGGATCGAAGCGGGTGGGACGCACCGTCTGCACGGCGATCGCCCGCGCGGCAGGCGCCCGCAACCGAGTCGTCGATCCTCGCCTGGCGGCGCTGGTCTCCGCCATGGCCAACACCACGTCCGTCGTCACCATGTCGAGCTTCCTCGAATCCCTGCTCGGGTTCGACGAGCGGCACTCCCTCGCCGCGCTCGCTCACATTCCGTCGCTGATCCTGTGCGGCTCGGTGGACATGCTCACCCCGCTCCAGCATTCCGTCGCGATGGCCTCGAAGCTCCCCGCCTCGGAACTCGTGAGCGTCGACGGGGCCGGCCACTCGGTGATCCTCGAGCGCGCCGCCGACGTCGCACTCGCGATCATCGGCCTCGTCGAGCGGATCGCACACGGTGAGACCGCCGCTTTCGACCGCGAACTGATGGCCGTCGGCTGA
- a CDS encoding FHA domain-containing protein translates to MEACRRGVAVDRAVESRLSYSDREGHHHTVDLSPTSARVTIGRSPGSDLLLTEDDEVSRLHAVLECVGSHWTILDDGLSRNGTFVNGERLAGRRRLRQGDSIRIGGTKIRYLEFGGSLDEATRMGTDMPDVRSLTDTQRAVLTALCRPYKHGAAFANPASNQQIAQELFLSVDAIKTHLRALFAKFGVGDLPQNQKRVSLAERAMRSGIINERDL, encoded by the coding sequence ATGGAAGCGTGCCGAAGGGGTGTCGCCGTGGACCGAGCCGTTGAGTCTCGACTGAGCTATTCCGACCGGGAGGGTCACCACCACACCGTGGACCTCTCCCCCACTTCCGCGCGCGTCACGATCGGACGGTCGCCCGGTTCCGATTTGCTCCTCACCGAGGACGACGAGGTCTCACGTCTCCATGCCGTCCTCGAATGCGTCGGCTCGCACTGGACCATCCTCGACGACGGGCTCTCCCGCAACGGCACCTTCGTCAACGGCGAGCGTCTCGCGGGGCGCCGGCGGCTCCGCCAGGGCGACAGCATCCGCATCGGCGGAACGAAGATCCGGTACCTGGAATTCGGCGGCTCTCTCGACGAGGCCACCCGGATGGGCACCGACATGCCCGACGTCCGGTCCCTCACCGATACCCAGCGGGCGGTCCTCACGGCACTGTGCCGGCCGTACAAGCACGGCGCCGCGTTCGCGAATCCGGCGTCGAATCAGCAGATCGCCCAGGAACTGTTTCTCAGTGTCGATGCGATCAAGACTCACCTTCGGGCGTTGTTCGCGAAGTTCGGCGTCGGCGATCTCCCGCAGAATCAGAAGCGGGTCAGCCTGGCCGAGCGGGCCATGCGCAGCGGCATCATCAACGAGCGCGATCTCTGA
- a CDS encoding TetR/AcrR family transcriptional regulator, with protein sequence MASPVKQTRMSATERRELVLAAASRAFARDGYHGTSTDAVAREAGVSQPYVVRMFGSKSRLFADVFDRAMRRIMDTFEPYFDDVAANPENDESWLPMGIAYAELLEDRDLLLVMMHGFTSGANPEIGALARDWMSRLYTQIRTRTGCSPERARTFIANGMLLNTLLAMQVPEHAGQDPALEELAVCAFGSTLDAAGSEN encoded by the coding sequence ATGGCATCGCCCGTGAAACAGACCCGCATGAGCGCGACCGAACGTCGCGAACTCGTCCTGGCCGCCGCCTCCCGCGCGTTCGCCAGGGACGGCTATCACGGCACCAGCACCGACGCCGTCGCACGCGAGGCGGGCGTGTCCCAGCCCTACGTGGTTCGCATGTTCGGCTCGAAGTCGCGGCTGTTCGCCGACGTCTTCGACCGCGCGATGCGTCGGATCATGGACACCTTCGAGCCGTACTTCGACGATGTCGCCGCAAACCCGGAGAACGACGAGTCGTGGCTCCCGATGGGCATCGCATACGCCGAACTGCTCGAGGACCGCGACCTCCTGCTCGTGATGATGCACGGCTTCACGTCGGGCGCGAACCCGGAGATCGGCGCGCTGGCCCGCGACTGGATGTCCCGGCTCTACACGCAGATCCGCACGCGCACCGGGTGCAGCCCGGAACGGGCCCGCACCTTCATCGCCAACGGAATGCTCCTCAACACCCTGCTCGCCATGCAGGTACCCGAGCATGCCGGGCAGGATCCGGCGCTCGAGGAGCTCGCCGTGTGCGCGTTCGGCAGCACCCTGGACGCCGCGGGCTCCGAGAACTGA
- a CDS encoding MFS transporter has protein sequence MTTLSERLEHESAAPPSGRGHGRLVPVWLAIVAASIPMFMATLDNLVMTSALPVIQRDLGASVGQLQWFMNAYTLAFATLMLTLSALGDRLGRRRVFLWGIVLFALASIASALSTTSEMLIAARAVQGVGAAAIMPLSLTLLAGAVPLAKRALAIGIWGGVSGLGVALGPVVGGAVVDGVSWQAVFWINVPVAAVAIPLALYALGESKGKRQPLDPLGVVLAGAAVFLGVWGIVHGNDDGWTSATVLGALVAAAVLLAAFVVRELRTPFPVMPLRLFRSRQFSLANVIGLTFTLGMMGAVFLLSQYLQIVMGYSPFEAGLRTLPWTAAPMLVAPIAGLLAPRLGVRTLLVTGLVLQGLSLLWMASLIVPGATYGSMVPAFVMAGAGMGLTFAPNATAVLADMPEADHGTASSTNATLREIGVALGIALLTAVFLGAGGSLTPTGYIDALAPALYVGAGFVAVAVVAAALMPGRSKAVLAST, from the coding sequence ATGACGACACTCTCCGAACGCCTGGAACACGAATCGGCGGCGCCTCCCTCGGGACGGGGCCACGGCCGGCTGGTGCCGGTATGGCTGGCGATCGTCGCCGCCTCGATACCGATGTTCATGGCCACACTCGACAACCTGGTGATGACCAGCGCCCTGCCGGTGATCCAGCGCGACCTCGGTGCGTCGGTCGGGCAGTTGCAGTGGTTCATGAACGCGTACACGCTCGCCTTCGCGACGTTGATGCTGACGCTGTCGGCACTGGGGGACCGCCTCGGCCGTCGCCGTGTATTCCTCTGGGGCATAGTGCTCTTCGCACTCGCGTCGATTGCATCGGCCCTGTCGACCACCTCCGAGATGCTGATCGCCGCGCGCGCCGTCCAGGGCGTCGGCGCGGCCGCGATCATGCCGCTCTCCCTCACCCTGCTGGCCGGTGCCGTACCGCTCGCCAAGCGCGCCCTCGCCATCGGGATCTGGGGTGGCGTCTCGGGACTGGGCGTCGCCCTCGGCCCCGTGGTCGGCGGTGCCGTCGTCGACGGGGTGTCGTGGCAGGCCGTGTTCTGGATCAACGTTCCCGTCGCTGCGGTCGCGATTCCGTTGGCGCTGTACGCGCTCGGCGAGTCGAAGGGAAAGCGGCAGCCGCTGGATCCGCTCGGCGTCGTCCTGGCCGGAGCCGCCGTGTTCCTCGGAGTCTGGGGCATCGTGCACGGCAACGACGACGGCTGGACCAGTGCCACGGTGCTCGGTGCTCTCGTTGCAGCGGCGGTGTTGCTCGCGGCGTTCGTGGTGCGCGAGTTGCGCACACCCTTCCCCGTGATGCCGCTGCGGCTTTTCCGGTCCCGGCAGTTCTCCCTGGCCAACGTGATCGGGCTGACGTTCACGCTGGGAATGATGGGCGCCGTCTTCCTCCTGTCGCAGTACCTCCAGATCGTCATGGGATACTCCCCGTTCGAGGCCGGCCTGCGAACCCTGCCGTGGACCGCCGCACCCATGCTGGTGGCGCCGATCGCAGGCCTGCTCGCGCCGCGGCTGGGAGTCCGGACCCTCCTCGTCACCGGACTGGTCCTGCAGGGGTTGTCGCTGCTGTGGATGGCGTCGCTCATCGTCCCCGGCGCCACGTACGGCAGCATGGTTCCGGCGTTCGTGATGGCAGGCGCAGGAATGGGTCTGACGTTCGCTCCCAACGCGACCGCCGTCCTCGCCGACATGCCCGAGGCCGACCACGGCACGGCCAGTTCGACCAACGCGACACTCCGTGAGATCGGAGTCGCGCTGGGGATCGCGCTCCTGACCGCGGTGTTCCTCGGTGCGGGCGGCAGCCTGACCCCGACGGGATACATCGACGCCCTCGCACCCGCTCTGTACGTGGGAGCCGGATTCGTGGCGGTCGCGGTCGTTGCCGCGGCCCTCATGCCGGGACGATCCAAGGCCGTCCTGGCATCGACGTGA
- a CDS encoding SDR family NAD(P)-dependent oxidoreductase has protein sequence MSAGVALVTGGSRGVGKGVATALGAAGWTVYVTGRGPMTEDCPLSASARTVTGAGGTGIAVACDHREDADVRALFARISDEQAGRLDLLVNNVWAAPKGFGGFSTPFWERPLDDWDSLIGVGLRAHYVASVEAARLMVPRRSGLIANISSFGTRGHLHSVLYGMSKAGLDKMASDMAAELAPHDVRAVSLWPGIVRTEMIVASGLETIAGFSVADAESPEFIGEVICALTADPTLPQRSGHTFVTAELAVEYGITDTQGRTPPSHREPFGGGPLF, from the coding sequence GTGAGCGCCGGGGTAGCTCTGGTCACCGGTGGGAGCCGCGGCGTCGGCAAGGGCGTGGCGACGGCGCTGGGCGCCGCCGGGTGGACCGTCTACGTCACCGGGCGCGGCCCGATGACGGAGGACTGCCCGCTGTCGGCGTCGGCGCGAACGGTCACCGGCGCCGGTGGGACCGGCATCGCGGTGGCCTGCGATCACCGCGAAGACGCAGATGTGCGTGCGCTGTTCGCCCGGATCTCGGACGAGCAGGCCGGCCGACTCGATCTGCTGGTCAACAACGTGTGGGCGGCCCCCAAGGGATTCGGCGGGTTCAGCACCCCGTTCTGGGAGCGGCCACTGGACGACTGGGACTCGCTGATCGGTGTAGGACTGCGCGCCCATTACGTCGCGTCCGTGGAGGCTGCGCGGTTGATGGTGCCCCGCCGCTCCGGGTTGATCGCGAACATCTCGTCGTTCGGGACCCGCGGGCATCTGCACTCGGTGCTGTACGGCATGTCCAAGGCCGGGCTGGACAAGATGGCCAGCGACATGGCGGCGGAGCTGGCTCCGCACGACGTGCGCGCGGTCTCGCTGTGGCCGGGCATCGTCCGGACGGAGATGATCGTCGCCAGCGGCCTCGAGACCATCGCCGGCTTTTCCGTCGCGGATGCCGAGTCCCCCGAGTTCATCGGCGAGGTGATCTGCGCCCTGACCGCAGATCCCACCCTCCCTCAGCGCAGCGGCCACACCTTCGTCACGGCGGAGCTGGCCGTCGAGTACGGCATCACCGACACCCAGGGCCGGACCCCGCCGTCGCACCGGGAACCGTTCGGCGGCGGCCCGCTGTTCTGA
- a CDS encoding nuclear transport factor 2 family protein: MDERSVEQRLADLERIDAIKALKYRYWRACDGKDPDAFRACFVSSGASIDLGPLGRFDDADRLTDIFSRIALHEVDGKHVILDMHHGFHPDIVLHNDTEASGAWTLKFRQVDLLKRTETVSSGEYDDAYRLEDGVWRMSRCHFTTRWSITRPLTQDTVVVQ, from the coding sequence GTGGACGAACGCTCGGTGGAGCAGCGTCTGGCGGACCTGGAGCGGATCGACGCGATCAAGGCGCTCAAGTACCGCTACTGGCGAGCGTGCGACGGCAAGGATCCGGACGCGTTCCGTGCCTGCTTCGTCTCGTCCGGGGCGTCGATCGACTTAGGTCCACTCGGCCGGTTCGACGACGCCGACCGACTCACGGACATCTTCAGCAGGATCGCGCTCCACGAAGTGGACGGCAAGCACGTGATCCTTGACATGCACCACGGCTTCCATCCGGACATCGTGCTGCACAACGACACCGAGGCGTCGGGCGCGTGGACGCTGAAGTTTCGCCAGGTCGATCTGCTGAAGCGGACGGAGACCGTGTCCTCCGGCGAATACGACGACGCTTACCGTCTCGAGGACGGCGTCTGGCGAATGTCGCGATGCCACTTCACCACTCGTTGGTCGATCACCCGTCCGCTCACCCAGGACACGGTGGTGGTCCAGTGA
- a CDS encoding ferritin-like domain-containing protein, with the protein MTTPTEAEGKSLADALTAEHSAVFAYGVVAAFSNPTRATQVATAAAAHRARRDGLLDTLTAAGLTAPAAEAGYTLPFPVTDPITAAQLAAQVEADTAVAWRAVVEHGETEDTRTLGVTALTEAAVREATWRVALGTDPVTDPFPGGP; encoded by the coding sequence GTGACGACACCCACCGAAGCCGAGGGTAAGAGCCTCGCCGACGCGCTGACCGCCGAACATTCCGCGGTGTTCGCCTACGGCGTGGTCGCCGCATTCTCGAATCCCACCCGGGCCACCCAGGTGGCCACCGCCGCCGCGGCCCACCGAGCGCGCCGGGACGGCCTCCTGGACACGCTGACCGCGGCAGGACTGACGGCTCCGGCCGCCGAGGCGGGCTACACCCTGCCGTTCCCGGTCACCGATCCGATCACGGCCGCGCAGCTGGCGGCCCAGGTCGAGGCCGACACCGCCGTCGCGTGGCGGGCGGTCGTCGAACACGGTGAGACGGAGGACACCCGCACGCTCGGCGTCACCGCGCTGACCGAGGCGGCCGTCCGGGAGGCCACCTGGCGAGTGGCGCTCGGGACCGATCCGGTGACCGACCCGTTCCCCGGCGGGCCCTGA
- the rimP gene encoding ribosome maturation factor RimP, whose amino-acid sequence MPVPSKERVTELISDLVQRQGYDLEDVAVTLAGRHSAVRIMVDSDAGLELDAVANLSHEISEVFDSVSDFGESPYTLEVTSPGIGRPLTHERHWRRARGRRARIDLAHETVVGRIGLLDGDSVAVVIGSRTGPEVRRVALPDIQKAVVQVEFSKPDPRELELAGGIPEGRVAPADADASGDEEVVEGLDK is encoded by the coding sequence ATGCCGGTTCCATCCAAGGAGAGGGTGACGGAGCTCATCTCCGATCTGGTGCAACGCCAAGGTTACGACTTGGAGGACGTTGCAGTCACCCTCGCGGGTCGGCACAGCGCGGTCCGGATCATGGTGGACAGCGACGCCGGACTCGAACTCGACGCGGTCGCGAACCTGAGCCACGAGATCTCCGAGGTCTTCGATTCGGTGTCCGATTTCGGGGAGTCGCCGTACACGCTCGAGGTCACGTCTCCCGGTATCGGCCGGCCGCTCACGCACGAGCGGCACTGGCGTCGTGCCCGCGGCCGCAGGGCGCGTATCGATCTCGCGCACGAGACCGTCGTGGGTCGGATCGGCCTCCTTGACGGCGACTCGGTCGCGGTGGTGATCGGCTCGCGCACGGGCCCGGAGGTTCGGCGTGTCGCGCTCCCGGACATTCAGAAAGCTGTTGTGCAGGTGGAATTCTCGAAACCCGACCCGAGGGAGCTGGAACTCGCCGGCGGGATTCCCGAGGGTCGAGTGGCACCCGCGGACGCAGACGCGTCGGGAGATGAAGAAGTAGTAGAGGGGTTGGACAAGTGA
- the nusA gene encoding transcription termination factor NusA translates to MNIDIAALRAIEADKGISIETVISTIQTALLTAYRHTEGHQQHARIDVDTKSGIVRVMAHDVDADGNMVGEEWDDTPEGFGRIAATTARQVILQRLRDAEHERSFGEYSTHEGEIVGGVIQRDTRANSRGMVVVRIGSEASGAEGLIPPAEQVPGENYEHGERLKCYVVGVARGQRGPQITLSRTHPNLVRKLFALEVPEIADGSVEIIAVAREAGHRSKIAVQSRVQGLNAKGACIGPMGQRVRNVMSELAGEKIDIIDFDEDPARFVGNALSPSKVVSVTVVDPDARAARVVVPDFQLSLAIGKEGQNARLAARLTGWRIDIRSDAAPAPESAGGPAATSR, encoded by the coding sequence GTGAATATCGACATTGCGGCGTTGCGCGCCATCGAGGCCGACAAGGGCATCTCGATCGAGACCGTCATCTCGACCATTCAGACCGCGTTGCTCACCGCCTATCGGCACACCGAGGGGCATCAGCAGCACGCACGGATCGACGTCGACACCAAGAGCGGCATCGTGCGGGTGATGGCGCACGACGTAGACGCCGACGGCAACATGGTCGGCGAGGAATGGGACGACACCCCGGAAGGTTTCGGCCGGATCGCCGCGACCACCGCCCGCCAGGTCATCCTCCAGCGGCTGCGGGACGCCGAGCACGAGCGGAGCTTCGGCGAGTACTCCACCCACGAGGGCGAGATCGTCGGCGGCGTGATCCAGCGCGACACCCGCGCGAACTCCCGCGGCATGGTCGTCGTGCGGATCGGCAGCGAGGCCAGCGGCGCCGAGGGCCTGATCCCGCCCGCCGAGCAGGTGCCCGGCGAGAACTACGAGCACGGCGAGCGGCTCAAGTGCTACGTCGTCGGTGTGGCCCGTGGGCAGCGCGGACCTCAGATCACGCTGTCGCGCACCCACCCGAACCTCGTCCGCAAGCTGTTCGCGCTCGAGGTTCCGGAAATCGCGGACGGTTCGGTCGAGATCATCGCCGTCGCCCGGGAGGCCGGGCACCGGTCGAAGATCGCCGTCCAGTCACGGGTGCAGGGACTGAACGCCAAGGGTGCGTGCATCGGGCCGATGGGCCAGCGGGTGCGCAACGTGATGAGCGAACTCGCCGGCGAGAAGATCGACATCATCGACTTCGACGAAGACCCGGCCCGGTTCGTCGGCAACGCGCTGTCGCCGTCGAAAGTGGTCTCCGTCACTGTCGTGGACCCCGATGCGCGGGCCGCGCGTGTCGTCGTCCCCGACTTCCAGCTGTCCCTCGCCATCGGCAAGGAAGGGCAAAATGCCCGTCTTGCTGCGCGCTTGACCGGGTGGCGAATCGACATCCGCAGTGATGCCGCACCCGCCCCCGAGTCGGCAGGCGGACCCGCCGCGACCAGTCGTTGA
- a CDS encoding YlxR family protein yields the protein MVQHEHPDSARVPTGSPVRTCIGCRERALAVDLLRVVVSESGPQGHVLAPDPRHRLPGRGAWLHPAEACLSLAERRRAFGRALRVTGSVDTSEVDHWVRAGHPPRAVPLEQNRHKHS from the coding sequence ATGGTTCAGCATGAGCATCCCGATTCTGCGCGCGTTCCTACCGGTTCACCGGTCCGAACATGCATAGGATGTAGGGAGCGCGCGCTGGCTGTCGATCTGCTCAGGGTTGTGGTTAGTGAGAGTGGGCCGCAAGGTCATGTTCTCGCCCCGGACCCGAGGCACAGGCTTCCCGGTCGAGGTGCGTGGCTGCACCCCGCCGAGGCTTGCCTGAGTCTCGCGGAACGACGCCGAGCATTCGGCAGAGCACTGCGAGTAACCGGAAGTGTCGACACGTCAGAAGTCGACCACTGGGTACGAGCAGGGCACCCACCCAGAGCAGTACCTCTCGAACAGAACAGGCACAAGCACTCATGA